The following proteins come from a genomic window of Triticum aestivum cultivar Chinese Spring chromosome 6A, IWGSC CS RefSeq v2.1, whole genome shotgun sequence:
- the LOC123128530 gene encoding 1-aminocyclopropane-1-carboxylate oxidase 3, with amino-acid sequence MAIPANAAASLSFPVINMEKLETEERGAAMGLIGDACENWGFFELLNHGISHELMNEVERVSKAHYTACREDKFKEFAAKTLEAGEKGADVKDVDWESTFFVRHLPASNLADLPDLDHHYRQVMKEFAAEIEKLAEKVLDLLCENLGLEQGYLKRAFAGSRGPTFGTKVSSYPPCPRPDLVAGLRAHTDAGGVILLFQDDQVSGLQLLKDGAWVDVPPMRHAIVVNIGDQLEVITNGRYKSVMHRVLTRPDGNRMSLASFYNPGADAVIFPAPALVEELSEEEAERAGSAVYPRFVFEDYMNLYMRHKFEAKEPRFEAMKADAAPIATA; translated from the exons atggCAATTCCTGCTAATGCTGCTGCCTCGTTGAGCTTCCCGGTGATCAACATGGAGAAGCTTGAGACCGAGGAGAGGGGCGCCGCCATGGGGCTCATCGGCGACGCCTGCGAGAACTGGGGCTTCTTCGAG CTGCTGAACCATGGCATCTCGCACGAGCTGATGAACGAGGTGGAGCGGGTGAGCAAGGCGCACTACACGGCGTGCCGAgaggacaagttcaaggagttcgcGGCGAAGACGCTGGAGGCCGGCGAGAAGGGCGCCGACGTGAAGGACGTGGACTGGGAGAGCACCTTCTTCGTCCGCCACCTCCCCGCCTCCAACCTCGCCGACCTGCCCGACCTCGACCACCACTACAg GCAAGTGATGAAGGAATTCGCGGCGGAGATCGAGAAGCTGGCGGAGAAGGTGCTGGACCTGCTGTGCGAGAACCTGGGCCTGGAGCAGGGCTACCTGAAGCGAGCATTCGCCGGTTCAAGGGGCCCGACGTTCGGCACCAAGGTGAGCAGCTACCCACCGTGCCCACGCCCCGACCTGGTCGCCGGCCTCCGCGCGCACACCGACGCCGGCGGCGTCATCCTGCTGTTCCAGGACGACCAGGTGAGCGGGCTCCAGCTCCTCAAGGATGGAGCATGGGTGGACGTGCCGCCCATGCGCCACGCCATCGTCGTCAACATCGGCGACCAGCTGGAGGTGATCACCAACGGGCGGTACAAGAGCGTGATGCACCGCGTGCTCACCCGCCCCGACGGCAACCGCATGTCCCTCGCCTCCTTCTACAACCCCGGCGCGGACGCCGTCATCTTCCCTGCCCCGGCGCTTGTCGAGGAGctgtcggaggaggaggcggagcgcgCCGGGAGCGCCGTGTACCCGAGGTTCGTGTTCGAGGACTACATGAACCTGTACATGCGCCACAAGTTCGAGGCCAAGGAGCCGCGCTTCGAGGCCATGAAGGCGGACGCCGCGCCCATCGCCACTGCGTGA
- the LOC123129699 gene encoding uncharacterized protein yields MVWLLDDVYDTKHRAYMMREKEMKLEPLKIRYHGVSGPAMPYDERYTPYIKQAGLLPWIQLVKEGEEKKKKERKASGAAFTWIQTHFATCPPDATDDVIQTHARVYMWYVVSRTLFPDSTCKNAPWMWLKALTVFDSKWSWGSATLAYLYRQLDDACCRITDSAGIGGNMLLLSVWSWERLPVGRPKSVRFNPWYEDEDDELRRPTWAYKWDVVSEMANDVNLMYQKYVAELDTITPEQPHPPEWVDTDKALHSNYIRWLLENTRVEICPPACNEDILEEPVNFEDLSKGKYNRDARVGHGVPAIPVINYVLDDDMTLADAQLRSPYVFKPRQPRRRYTPNDFDNRGNPKVVVGTSRMASLDHEVEAEAEEEVQEEEARPSRKKKIACRRGTRNTRGRH; encoded by the exons atggtttggcttctcgacgatgtctacgacacgaaacaccgggcctacatgatgcgcgagaaggagatg aagcttgaacctttgaagattcggtatcatggggtctctggtcctgccatgccttacgatgagcggtacacaccgtacatcaagcaggcaggactactcccgtggattcagttggtca aggagggagaagagaagaagaagaaggaaaggaaagcatccggagctgctttcacgtggattcaaactcactttgcgacgtgccctccggatgccactgatgacgtgatccagacacatgctcgtgtctacatgtggtatgttgtgtcgaggactttgtttcctgactccacttgcaagaacgctccatggatgtggctgaaggcgttgaccgtcttcgatagcaaatggagctggggttcagcgactcttgcctacttgtaccgacag ctagacgatgcgtgttgcaggatcacagatagtgcaggcattggtggtaatatgcttctactttctgtatggagctgggagcgtctgcctgttggacgcccgaagagcgtcaggtttaatccttggtatgaagatgaagatgacgaattacggcgccccacttgggcttacaagtgggatgtggtttccgagatggcgaacgatgtcaatctcatgtaccagaagtacgttgccgagttggacacgattacgcctgagcag CCTCACCCACCGGAATGGGTGGATACAgacaaagcacttcatag taactacatacgatggcttcttgaaaatactcgagttgagatatgcccgccggcatgtaatgaggatattcttgaagaacccgtaaactttgaggatctatcaaaggggaagtacaacagagatgCCAGGGTAGGGCACGGAGTCCCTGCTattccggtgattaactatgtg cttgatgatgacatgactttggcggaCGCTCAACTTCGGTCCCCAtatgtgttcaagcctaggcagcccagacgccggtacacgcccaacgactttgacaacagaggcaacccaaaggtggtcgtagggacctcgcggatggctagcttggatcatgaggtggaggcggaggcggaggaggaagtgcaggaagaggaggctcgtccatccaggaagaagaagattgcctgCAGGCGTGGCACCAGGAACACGCGCGGAAGGCATTAG